The Methanosarcina barkeri str. Wiesmoor DNA segment AGTGTTTTCATCTCAACTGTTTTTTCGGAGTACAAAGCAACGGTTTTAGGTCCTAAAGAAATATAAATTCTTACTGATTACTGGAAAAAGATTAGTGTTAGGTTGGATTCGAAACCACAAAATCCTTTGATGCCGGACTTTGAATCTGTCGTCTTGACTTGCTGGACAATCAATGCATCTTGACTTATCTGCCTCTAAACAAAAAGTTGGCAGGTTTAATTTATTGTCAGATTTAATCTATTAATCTTTGCGACAACTTTGTGTTAGCTCATTTCTAGAGTAGCCTATGCACTAATATAAGTTTTTAGAACTTATACGATAGTAATTGCCCCATGTACACACACATATAAACATACGCCGCAGTCATTGCATTTATCTTCAAGGACAAATGAAACATCATTGTCGTTGATGGAAATTGCACATACAGGGCATTCACCTATACAGCTTCCACAACTAGCACAGGACTCGGGATTAATTTTTGCTACCATGGCTTTTTACTCCCTACTTTATCAGTATGTTAATTTGATTTACTGAATTTTATATAAAGACAGCTGTTGGTTCTGGTAGTCTTAAGGCTAAATTAAATTTTCAGTAAGTACAGATAGGGGGCATCAGGTATTTTCCTATCCGGAAATCCATTTCCTTATTCTGACTTACTAATATTAAAATTTATACATTTTATTAATCTTCGAATATTCCAATGTAAGTAGGCGAGGAAACTCAGAAATTATAATGAACTTTCTAGAAATATAGAATTGATTTTGGAATCGAAGCAATAGTATAATGAATCAGGCTGTAAGTTACGGGAAAAACAAATAACCTGGGGATCTATTCTGCGATTGAAGACTAGAGAGTTAGCCCGTTACCTAGCGAAAAGACCAAAAATTTAGATTTTGTTAGTCCTGGTTATTGGGTTCAGAGAGCATATTCTCAAGAGGCGAGACAAAAGATACTCAAGGTTTCATATTCCGATTGGAAAAAGTTAGGGTTTTCGAAGAGAATTTTACATTACATGAAGCAGAATACTAAAAGTGGTAAGCTTTGTTCCCTAAAGAGCCATGTTTTGGAGAGAGTTCAGGCCCGGAAAAGCTTGGTTTTATAGGAGTAGGTTAAGGTTTAGAGGAGCTAAGTTTTAAGGCCTAAATAGAGAATCAGCAGAAGAACCGGATGAAGGCGAAAAAGAAAAAAGGAGATATAAAAGGCAAAAAAGCTGCCTTAAAAAGATTATTTTCAAGCAATTGCCCTCAACTTTTCTAACCCTTCATCAATCTTATCCTGAGCTTCTTCAATGATCTTTATAAGCTCTACACGCTTTGAAATTTCCTTCCCTTCGATACCAGGTATTACCGCTTTTATGGCAGGGCTAACTCCAGATGTGCCCACCTGGAATGTTATGATCTGGCCGGGTGCTGAGATGTTGGAGATGATCAGGCCGGACTCCGAGCCGTCCCACAAGTTAGAGGAGGGCAGAGTGTTATGGCTTATGGTAATGCCCGCTGTCTCTTTGAAGAGATCTGTCTCGTCCCCCATATTCCGGTTGGTTTCAAGGTCCAGATGTCCGTCGGCCTGAAGCAATCCGCACTGATAATGCTTGGTGGGAGTTCCTCCCTGCCATTCATTGGAACCCAATGTATCACAATGATATACAGCCAGACCGCTGGAAATTATATATTTATCAAGGCTCAACTGAGACCTGTTTTCAATCAAGAAGAATTCATTGCAGAACTCTTCATCATGGCATTTCCTGCTTTTAAAGATATAGGCAGTATTGTAGTCTCCATGCGCTACCTGGTACTCGCCAGGTTTGTCCAAGAGAACCACGTTGTCGCACCAGCCCACAAGATAGCGCAAATAGGCACATACCGGGGATGGTGTCCTTCCACTATTGTTATGGTTGCCAGCGCTCATGAGGCAGTAATACCCGAGACCTGCGCTCTTTTCAAAGTCGCCATCTCTGACGCCGTAGTCATAGATGTCTGGCCAGCGGCAGAGCATATGGCCGTTCTCATGGCAGAGTGTGCCTATGCTCAAGTCTTCTTTGCTACGGCCAAGGCTGGAAAGCATATAGAAATGGGTCTTCATGTCGCCGCGAGAGATATCCAGGTAGTAATTATGGGGCCATAACTCTCCTATGTACTGGGTCTGACCTGCATAGAGGAAATTGATAGCATCCACTATTTTCTCACCCCTAGAGTCGAACTCCTTTAGATTTACGCCGCTGGCTATTGCCAGGTCCAGGGCTTCTTCGACCAGGAGATGGGCGACATAGTATTGCCGGTTCTTGCTCAAGGTTACCGGCCCGACTACTACATTGGTGTAATTCAGCTTTCCTCCAGACATGAGTTGAAAATACTCTCGGACGGAGCAGAAATTACCGTTTTCGGTGTAATTTTCTCCGTTGAGCATTCTATCCACATCCTCTCGGATGACAGTGCTTTTGACATCTTTGAACTGGACCAAAATGGTCAATCCTTTAATATCTCCCTCGGATAATCTGCGACCCTCAAGAAGACCCTTATTAGGCCCGAAGGTCTTGAGAGTAGCCGTGGGCTGGTACGGCTCTGCCGGTGGATTCATCTTGACATACCTGGCCTCGAACTTGTCATTTCTTACCTGCTCGGACTCCTTGAGATGCCGCCAAATCTTCTCGGGCGGAGCACGGCTTAAGTCCACCCCGCTGGAGACGAATTCGCCTTTGATCAGATATGCGTAGCAAAACCGCCCTAAATCGACATCATAAACCACGGTATATCCGTTAAGGTTCTCGTAGCGGGAATAGAATTCATCACCAAAAACTCTAAGCTTTACATCAGGTCCCTTCTCCTGAGAGAAGGTGAGTATCTCCCCAGTTATTGCACTCATCTTCAACCATCCACCTAGTATTGGCTTTAAAGCGTTTTGATAAAATATTCTATAAACTGTTTAACTTTCTCTCACGAGAGCTGATTTTGCTCTGTAGAAATCCCCTGAAATAATGGATTTACATCAATTTGAACTGAATAACTCGGCGCGTTTTTGTTCATCTATTCCCAGTCTCTTATAGCTGATTACAATAGTTTTCTACAGATAGGTTTTCTACAGATAGGTTTTTTACAGATAGGTTTTCTACAGATAAGTTTTCTACAGATAGATTTTCTACAGATAGATTTTCTACAGATAGATTTTCTACAAAGCCGCTTTAACTATGGTTTTTTATTCCATTGGTTAATATAGAACCAATGTTGGTTTTTCGCTTTTTCGAGTGGGTAATTTCCATTCATCTCCTGAATGTTAAAGTAGCATATATAAAATTTAGAAACATTTGTTGTTTACACTCACATCCAGGCTTGATATTTCTCTTTTTGGTCTGTACTTTCTAATAAACAATTTTTTTCAACCCGCACAAAATATTAAATAATAGCTATATTTTTATTAAATATATTAATATAAAATAACCTACGAAATTATACTTAGAATCGGTCATTTGTATTGAGAATTCTTTCTTTTATGTTTAATTCCATTTTTTCAAGAAATCTAAAGCTTTTTTAATAACGTGGAGAGGATGTCTCTATTACGGCGACTGGTGCAACAGAATTTACGAGTTCTTACTCAAGTTTAGGAGTTACGCAGTTGGCGCTTCGCATATATTTTTTACTAACTCTAAAAGTATCCGAATTAATTTAACGTGCATTGAGAATTCCTTAAATATTCCATCACTACCACTCTTTCAATTTTCATAGCACTTTCAAACCATGATATTCCACTTTTGATTCTTTGTAATTCCAGTCTAAGAAAAGCTCTTGATGAGAACATTATATGTGCTCTTTGTGACTCTTCCTTTCTTGCCTGTTCCTTTCTTACCTGGCGTTTTTCGACACCACAGAATTACTTTATTCCTCTATGATATTCCTCAATTTTCCACGACTTCTTTGCCAAATTCCCATGTTTTGATTTATTCATCCCCTGCACATCTGTAATCTAAGCAGAAAAGCGAAGAATTAAGGGAGAGAGGTAATTCATTTGGAATACTCACCGGAATTAGCTGTGGGGGATGTGTATGGCGAAAAGGCATGAAAAAATACGAGAGAAAAGGAAACAAGAAAAATTAAAAAAATAAAAACAATAACAGATGAAACAAAAAATACGAGAGAAAAGGAAACAAGAAAAATCAAAAAAAATAAAAACAATAACAGGTGTAACAAAAAAACTGAAAAACAATAATGGACGAAAAAAGATACAGAAAATCATAAAATGAAGCAGAACCGAATAAATGAAGCAGAACCGAATAAAAGAAAAAACACAAATGGACGGCTCTTATATAACTAAGTCAAAAAGCCTATACCACTTTTGCTTCAGCTTGGTGTGTCCAGGGAATCACAAGGTGCCGGGCCCTCATTTCTTTTGAGTTTTACCTCTTTTCCTTTAATATTCCTTTTCTTCTTATCTTCTAGAATCGGAAGAGCCGCAATGATTCCATCAAGTATGGCTTCAGGTCGTGGGCAGCAGCCTGGAACATATATGTCTACGGGTATAACCTGATCCACTCCGCCTATTACATTATAGCAGCTATGGAAAATCCCACCTGTGGATGCACAGGCGCCAACTGCTATAACAACTTTTGGATCAGGAATCTGGTTATATATATTTATAAGCACATTAACATTTTTGTAATTCACTGCGCCTGTAACCACCATTATATCTGCTTGCTTAGGGGTACCGATGTTTAACACACCAAATCTTTCAGCGTCATATAGGGGAGTAAGACAAGCTATTACTTCAATATCACAGCCATTACAACTGTTACAATTCACATGTACAATCCATGGAGATTTTGCTAACGACATAAATATTTCTCTTTTGTGTTATTTTCATCGGAGCAATAGATAAGATTATTACATTTACCCTGCGTTCCATAGTATATTTCTCAGTAGGGATTTTGAAACACATTCAGGTGACCTAAAATCTAATGTAGCTCGATGAAAATTGAATACAATTAAGAATTTATAGAAAATTATTTTATATAAAACTAATTATAAAAAGAGTTTCAAACTACTTCTTATGATTAGGAGAGAATTATGATTAAGAGATAATTATCTGAAAATTAAAAAAATCTCCACTAGTTTGAATCGGTGGCATGATCCCTTTTTTCTTGAACTATATAGTGGGACTAAAAAACCCCAGGGTGAAGTTCTGCTAATATCTAAAAACAACAAAGTTCCGAAAAACGACACAGCTCCGAAAAAATAAATGACCCTGTCAAGTGTCATAGGTTTATAAAAGAAAGATGAGATAGGTACTTTTCATTTTAATAACTTATTGATTACTTTTACTTTAATTATTACTCTATTATTCTTGGAAAAATATTTCATCAACCCAGAACTTGACAGAGCCTTCTTATTATATGTATAATTTCAAAAAAAATAAATTAAATAGATATTTTAAGTATTTTATTTCAATAATTTCAGGGCTTCTCGGCAAGCAGCAACAGCCGGAGCTCCTGAGGTGATAAAGATAACTTCCATGGCTTCCATGATTTCTTCCTTAGTGACTCCATGATTAAGAGCACTTTTCATCTGCGCCACCGTACAGGCCTCACACTGTTTAGATGCCACAACTGCAAGAGCCATAAGGATTTTTGTTTTTGCAGGCAGAGCTCCATCAGCCAATAATTTTCCATCACAACGTCTGTACTTTGAAAGAAACTCAGGATCAAGTTCCTCAAGTGTTTCTAAGATCTGAGGTTTAAATCCCATTTTCTTTTCTATACTCTCTGTTACTGTTTTATGGTCTGCCAATTATGCCACCTACCTTTGGAATAATATATAAAATTATATTATATAGAATTATATTAGATATTTCTTTTTATATTTAAAAGTTAACTCTTAAATAAAGAACGATACTACTTAACTTCATAGGTAAATCTATGATTGAACCCGTTCCAAATTATTTTCAAACCTTATAGATTAGTACTTAGCGGTAAGGAAATAATGCCAATAATATTAAATTGGAACTAAGCCTTCAGTCTAATGAATAAGCTGTCGGAATTTCAAAACCAGCTTTTTAGACGCAGCCTATGTCTCCAATAGTTGCATCAATGCACTCACGACACATCATTCTGGGAAGATCTTTTTTTAGTGTCAAATGGGGAAGTGGATATCCTCCTTTCATAGGTAACTCTACTTCTTTAATATGATCTATACAGAGACCTTTTCCACAGACAATACAAACCCCTACTGCCTCACTTTCTTTGTTTTCTTCAGCGCAATCATAACACTTCAGCATTCGTTATCACCTCAACAAACCTCATTAAATAGGCAGTTTTCCTTCAGGGCTTCATGGCAAGAATAGCACATAATTCTTTTAATATGCTCAATGTCAGGCTTCAGCTCAATTGGATAACTTCCTTCCCAAACAGGAGTTTCCTCACGGATAAGATGCTCTTTGCAAACCCCTCTACCACATGCAATACAAATCCCAACGGCGTCTGTATCTTTACCTTCTCTGGCACATTCATAGCATTTCATAGCTTTCCTCCAGGTAAGAAAATTTGTTTATTTATCTGAAAATTTGATTATAATGGATGAAAGTATAATTTATTAATTAAGCTATATGTTAATCAAGCTATATGGATGATTTTATTCCTCACTAACAAGAGTCATTTCCTGACCACAACAGACAAGAGTTCCTCCACCTACTTCTTCTACTATAACTTCGTTACCGCATATCTCACAAATATATCTTTCTCCTTTAGCAGATACACCCATAAACTTTTCACCTTGGTTTTTTTCTAAGTTATTATCTCAAAGCAGTTTAATTAAACTTTCCCATTGCTGAAATTATTTAGTTTTTGATAAACAATCAAAAAATTCAAAGCTGATTTTCTGAAAACGTTAATGGAAAAAAATTAAGTTTGTTATGGGGCGAGATCTTAAAAGACATATGCCTTTATGCACCGTGGAAGAATTATCAAAGAACAAAGCACTAATATCTTTTTATATTTATTTTTAAATATGGAATGTGCTTATTTTCTGATTTTGTTAAAGACTCACCCCACTAGCTGATAAAAGCCTGCTTATCTGCAGGTGTCAAGAAGACCTTTCTTTTTACCTCCCCTTTGTTCAGAGGGACGTATCGGTTCAACTTTGGCTTCTTCTTCCTCTATTTCTTCCTTCTTTTCTTCTTCATGGTGGGTCATAGACTCAACTCCTATATCAGTTATACTTTTAGCAATTTTTATAAATTATATAGTTTGATCAAATATCTATCAACCTTCAAAGGGTTTTCAATTTTTATGTTATGTTCAAATTGTTCCTGCCAAATTTTCTTAGATATATTGACAGTTTTTTCCCATACCTCCTTCTGACCAATAAAGCATCAATTGAACCAAATTTGAAAATATCTACATGGTCAAGAGATTTTACTATCCTGGTTTATTATCCTGGGATCGCAAAATTTGAGATTGATTCCACTAGCAATTAACTGATATCAACCAAATTCCTTTCATGTTACAATAAATAATTCTCCCAGTAGTTACTCAATTATCCTCTTAATTATTTTAAATTATTTATATGAAAAATTGTTTCTTAACAAAAGACAGTTGAGCATAAAATATTTTAAAGCCGAAAAATAATTTTATATTAATTAAGTATTGATAATTATCTATAAAATCATTTTTTCCTTGCACAGGTACTACAATAAAACCTACGCATTGAGACATTTCTAAAACAAATTTTAAATAAATGAGAGAGCAGATAAACGAGAGAGAAAATAAATGAGAGAGCAGATAAACGAGAGAGAAAACGCTTCAGATTATAGAATTAACAGGGCCTTAGATCTTATAGATTGCTTTAACTAAAACAGACTTAGAAATGATTGAAAAATATCAAAGAGGAACATGAAGTGAGAAGGCAGCAAAAAGAGTAATGTAGGGAGCCCGAGATCACCGCATCCATGAACTGTATCCCCAGTAGCCCTTTAAACAGTATTCTCAAACGCTGTTCAAAGAAGGATAGGTGATTACACAGGCAATCATTATGTGGTGTGGTAGATTCTAGTTTACCCTTTTACTTAGCCTTCACAACTCCTGAATATACTAATAATTTAAAATATTTGAAATTATTTATAACAAAAATTCTTATCAAAAAAATATTTTTTTCAAGCCAAAGATTTCAATGCAAAAAATTATTATGTATGTATATTTATAAGGAAAATATTTTTGGTAAAAATAACCTGGTGAATGCCCACTTATTTATGCTCCTATACTGCTAAACCACATGCAAATTATGTTCTTTGATTCCTTTTAAGCACTATAAGCCATCTATTTGCTTAATAAGAATATTTACAAGTTGCAGATCAAGAATATTTAATTTTCA contains these protein-coding regions:
- a CDS encoding carboxymuconolactone decarboxylase family protein, whose translation is MADHKTVTESIEKKMGFKPQILETLEELDPEFLSKYRRCDGKLLADGALPAKTKILMALAVVASKQCEACTVAQMKSALNHGVTKEEIMEAMEVIFITSGAPAVAACREALKLLK
- a CDS encoding DUF2180 family protein, whose amino-acid sequence is MLKCYDCAEENKESEAVGVCIVCGKGLCIDHIKEVELPMKGGYPLPHLTLKKDLPRMMCRECIDATIGDIGCV
- a CDS encoding DUF2180 family protein, with amino-acid sequence MKCYECAREGKDTDAVGICIACGRGVCKEHLIREETPVWEGSYPIELKPDIEHIKRIMCYSCHEALKENCLFNEVC
- a CDS encoding M6 family metalloprotease domain-containing protein; translation: MTILVQFKDVKSTVIREDVDRMLNGENYTENGNFCSVREYFQLMSGGKLNYTNVVVGPVTLSKNRQYYVAHLLVEEALDLAIASGVNLKEFDSRGEKIVDAINFLYAGQTQYIGELWPHNYYLDISRGDMKTHFYMLSSLGRSKEDLSIGTLCHENGHMLCRWPDIYDYGVRDGDFEKSAGLGYYCLMSAGNHNNSGRTPSPVCAYLRYLVGWCDNVVLLDKPGEYQVAHGDYNTAYIFKSRKCHDEEFCNEFFLIENRSQLSLDKYIISSGLAVYHCDTLGSNEWQGGTPTKHYQCGLLQADGHLDLETNRNMGDETDLFKETAGITISHNTLPSSNLWDGSESGLIISNISAPGQIITFQVGTSGVSPAIKAVIPGIEGKEISKRVELIKIIEEAQDKIDEGLEKLRAIA
- a CDS encoding NADH-quinone oxidoreductase subunit B family protein — translated: MSLAKSPWIVHVNCNSCNGCDIEVIACLTPLYDAERFGVLNIGTPKQADIMVVTGAVNYKNVNVLINIYNQIPDPKVVIAVGACASTGGIFHSCYNVIGGVDQVIPVDIYVPGCCPRPEAILDGIIAALPILEDKKKRNIKGKEVKLKRNEGPAPCDSLDTPS
- a CDS encoding desulfoferrodoxin FeS4 iron-binding domain-containing protein → MGVSAKGERYICEICGNEVIVEEVGGGTLVCCGQEMTLVSEE
- a CDS encoding 4Fe-4S dicluster domain-containing protein; this translates as MVAKINPESCASCGSCIGECPVCAISINDNDVSFVLEDKCNDCGVCLYVCVHGAITIV